In Chroicocephalus ridibundus chromosome 12, bChrRid1.1, whole genome shotgun sequence, a single genomic region encodes these proteins:
- the ZGPAT gene encoding zinc finger CCCH-type with G patch domain-containing protein gives MDEESLEAAIQTYNAQLQQVELALGAGLDPSQQSDLIQLQEDLKQLIELTESSLVSVKKSKLLATLDTNAASSSSPVSLLEQDTNPDSSAQDEEYAAFKEAIAELGTEEEPSANKIASKADEETADKNDSKYSEEEEESDREEEELSGMKVKAPYYSSWGTLEYHNAMIVGTEDLEDGSAGVRVLYLYPTHKSLKPCPFFLDDKCRFKENCRFSHGQVVSVEELQPFQEPNLSALEVGSACLAKHSDGIWYTAKITDIDSGYYTVKFDSLLLKEAVVEGDSVIPPLRSEDGAESAESDEDSVDDSGYAKVIDSGVPENGEWAPACSSSFGGWEAHTRGIGSKLLVQMGYEFGKGLGKNSEGRVEPVQAVVLPKGKSLDQCAEVLQKKKQGKLDPSKSRKCRAKGNSSGRFPAGGRKPPRNVFDFLNEKLRGKSTGEKAGGMAMPERNSKEIYHASKSTKKALSVRLFQTMEKIEQTQKDIVGIQQALARNIGRHSVATAQLEEKLANAHKQLGQLQAQEASLQREQKKADTHKKMTEF, from the exons ATGGATGAAGAGAGTCTGGAAGCAGCCATTCAGACCTACAATGCCCAGCTGCAGCAAGTGGAGCTGGCTTTAGGGGCAGGCCTGGACCCATCGCAGCAGTCGGACTTGATTCAGTTGCAGGAGGATTTAAAGCAGCTGATAGAACTCACCGAATCCAGCCTGGTGTCTGTTAAAAAGAGCAAGCTTCTGGCTACTTTAGATACaaatgctgcttcctcctcctccccagtcaGTCTCCTGGAACAGGACACCAACCCGGACAGCTCTGCCCAAGATGAGGAGTACGCTGCTTTTAAGGAAGCCATTGCTGAGCTTGGAACCGAGGAGGAGCCTTCAGCTAATAAGATAgcatcaaaggcagatgaagaaaCTGCTGACAAAAATGACTCAAAGTacagtgaagaggaggaggagtctgacagagaggaggaggaattgaGTGGGATGAAGGTTAAAGCCCCCTACTACAGTTCTTGGGGGACCCTGGAGTACCACAATGCCATGATTGTGGGGACAGAGGACTTAGAAGACGGCAGCGCAGGAGTTAGAGTGCTGTATCTCTATCCAACTCACAAGTCTCTGAAGCCATGCCCGTTCTTCTTGGATGACAAATGcagatttaaagaaaactgtcg GTTTTCGCATGGGCAGGTGGTCTCTGTGGAAGAGCTTCAGCCGTTTCAGGAGCCCAATCTGAGCGCGCTGGAGGTGGGCTCAGCCTGCCTGGCGAAACACAGCGATGGGATATGGTACACTGCAAAAATAACTG ACATTGACAGTGGTTACTACACTGTGAAGTTTGATTCCCTGCTACTCAAGGAAGCTGTTGTGGAAGGAGATAGTGTCATTCCCCCGCTGCGAAGTGAAGATGGTGCCGAATCTGCCGAGTCTGATGAAGACAGTGTTGATGATTCTGGTTATGCTAAAG TGATAGATTCAGGAGTTCCAGAGAATGGGGAATGGGCTCCTGCGTGCAGTTCCTCTTTCGGTGGCTGGGAAGCCCATACTCGTGGTATCGGCTCCAAACTGCTTGTTCAGATGGGATACGAGTTTGGAAAAG GGTTAGGGAAGAATTCTGAGGGCCGAGTGGAGCCGGTGCAGGCTGTGGTACTTCCTAAAGGGAAGTCCCTCGACCAGTGTGCTGAGGTgcttcagaagaagaaacagggGAAGCTGGACCCAAGCAAATCGAGGAAATGCCGAGCAAAGGGAAACAGCTCTGGACGGTTTCCTGCAGGCGGCCGTAAGCCTCCTCGCAATGTGTTCGACTTTTTGAACGAGAAACTGCGAGGGAAGAGCACTGGGGAGAAGGCTGGAGGGATGGCCATGCCAGAGAGGAACAGCAAAGAGATCTACCATGCTAGCAAGAGCACCAAGAAAGCCCTGAGTGTCCGCCTCTTCCAGACTATGGAGAAGATTGAACAAACGCAGAAGGATATCGTAGGAATCCAGCAGGCCCTGGCACGCAACATTGGACG GCACAGCGTTGCTACAGCtcagctggaggagaagctggctAATGCGCACAAACAGCTGGGGCAGCTGCAGGCCCAGGAAGCCAGTCTGCAGCGGGagcagaagaaagcagacacGCATAAGAAGATGACTGAGTTCTAG
- the LIME1 gene encoding lck-interacting transmembrane adapter 1: MAAAGGEGLARTPLLLAGAALALLGVLVYLGALCAACRRKGRKRKVPPDGVKLVDESLLRQTQLRSLSKSDTKLHELYRVKARDDTQRPASLDFPCAASPPAAADSLHSSGVSVLLHRELPQIPVPEPPAASPAPDQTYSNLLFTPLRKPVPDTVYECLAVGGVDAPVPPAPTSTQVSPPRVGHGAADYACVRKVKKTVPTEVQDGAAAGPPAAPRCWDGAGNVPRAKLEEMYSTVCKATKKKTQVPASSPRAATEAGAGWPPPRREEGATAGCWSPAAQAPPDPCYESISDRAWTAQGRAPDPDYEAVDVNWKKAAKRDKPGKSCAPENLYESVGDIWAGESRRASARTAANGLEVYITNL, from the exons ATGGCTGCAGCCGGCGGCGAGGGGCTGGCACGGACCCCGCTCCTGCTGGCGGgcgctgccctggccctgctcggCGTCCTGGTCTACCTGGGCGCCCTCTGCGCTGCCTGCAGACG CAAGGGCAGGAAGAGGAAGGTCCCTCCGGATGGGGTGAAGCTGGTGGATGAG TCCCTGCTCAGACAGACGCAGCTGCGGTCGCTCAGCAAGTCCGACACGAAGCTGCACGAGCTGTACCGGGTGAAGGCCAGGGATGACA cccagcgACCGGCCAGCCTGGATTTCCCCTGCGCCGCGTCCCCCCCGGCCGCTGCTGACTCCCTGCACAGCTCCGGCGTCAGCGTCCTCCTGCACCGCGAGCTGCCCCAGATCCCCGTCCCCGAgcccccggccgcctccccggcccccgACCAGACCTACTCCAACCTGCTCTTCACCCCGCTGCGGAAGCCGGTGCCGGACACCGTCTACGAGTGCCtggcggtggggggggtggatgccccggtgccccccgcgCCCACCAGCACCCAGGTGTCCCCTCCACGTGTTGGGCACGGGGCGGCCGATTACGCCTGTGTCCGTAAGGTGAAGAAGACGGTGCCCACGGAGGTGCAGGATGGGGCCGCGGCAGGGCCTCCCGCTGCCCCGCGGTGCTGGGACGGGGCGGGCAATGTCCCCCGGGCAAAG CTGGAAGAGATGTACTCGACGGTGTGCAAAGCCACCAAGAAGAAAACGCAGGTCCCCGCATCATCCCCGAGGGCTGCGACGGAGGCAGGTGCTGGgtggccgcccccccgccgggagGAGGGTGCCACGGCTGGGTGCTGGTCCCCGGCAGcccaagcccccccagacccctgctACGAGTCCATCAGCGACAGAGCCTGGACTGCTCAGGGCCGTGCCCCCGACCCAGACTACGAGGCCGTGGACGTTAACTGGAAGAAGGCGGCGAAACGGGACAAGCCGGGGAAATCCTGTGCCCCCGAGAACCTGTACGAAAGCGTCGGTGACATTTGGGCGGGGGAGTCCCGGCGAGCCTCCGCCAGGACGGCGGCCAACGGGCTGGAGGTGTACATCACCAACCTATAG